In Klebsiella aerogenes, the DNA window ACCGGCCATATCCATATCCGCCACGGCGACGAATGGGTGGATCTGGTCACCGCCACGCCGCGTAAGGTGCTGGAAGTACGCAAGACGACCATCGGCTGGGTCAGCCAGTTCCTGCGGGTGATCCCGCGCATCTCAGCGCTGGAAGTGGTTATGCAGCCGTTGCTTGACCTTGGTCAGCCGCGTGAAGCAAGCGCCGCGAAAGCAGCCCGTCTGCTGACGCGTCTCAACGTGCCGGAACGTCTGTGGCATCTCGCCCCCTCGACGTTTTCCGGCGGCGAACAGCAGCGCGTCAACATTGCTCGCGGCTTTGCGGTCGATTACCCGATTTTGCTCCTCGATGAACCCACTGCCTCGCTGGACGACAAAAACAGCGCCGCAGTTGTGGCGCTGATCCACGAAGCCAAAGCGCGCGGCGCAGCCATTGTCGGCATTTTCCATGATGAAGCGGTACGCAGCCAGGTCGCCGATCGCCTGCACCCAATGGGAATTACAGTATGATAATCAACAACGTAAAGCTGGTGCTGGAAGACGAAGTGATCGACGGTTCTCTCGAAGTTCAGGAGGGGCGGATTTACGCTTTCGCCGAAAGCCAAAGCCGACTGCCAGCCGCCCTTGATGGCGAAGGCGGCTGGTTGCTACCGGGGCTCATCGAGCTGCATACCGATAATCTGGATAAATTCTTCACCCCGCGCCCGAAGGTTGACTGGCCCGCCCACTCAGCGATGAGCAGCCACGATGCCCTCATGGTCTCCAGCGGCATCACCACCGTCCTCGACGCTGTAGCGATTGGCGACGTACGCGACGGCGGCGACCGGCTGGAAAACCTGGAAAAGATGATCAACGCGGTGGAAGAGACGCAGAAACGCGGCCTCAACCGCGCCGAGCACCGCCTGCACCTGCGCTGCGAACTACCGCACCATACCACGTTGCCGCTGTTCGAAAAGCTGGTCGATCGCGAACCCGTCACGCTGGTATCGTTGATGGACCATTCACCTGGACAGCGCCAGTTCGCCAACCGCGAAAAGTATCGCGAGTACTATCAGGGAAAATATCAGCTCAGCGACGAGCAAATGCGGCATTATGAAGAGGAACAGATGGCGCTGGCCGCGACCTGGTCGCAACCCAATCGCCAGACCATCGCCGCGATGTGCCGGGATCGTCATATCGCCCTCGCCAGCCATGACGACGCGACGCATGAACATGTTGCCGAATCACATCAGCTTGGCAGCGTGATCGCCGAATTTCCTACCACCCTCGCCGCCGCCCAGGCTTCGCGCCAGCATGGGATGAACGTGCTGATGGGGGCGCCGAATATCGTGCGCGGCGGCTCGCATTCCGGCAACATCGCCGCGCATCATCTGGCTGCCAACGGACTGCTGGATATTCTCTCTTCCGACTACTACCCCGCCAGCCTGCTTGATGCGGCTTTCCGCATCGCCGATGCCGACGACAACGCCTTCACGCTGGCGCAGGCAATCCGTCTGGTCAGTAAACATCCGGCGCAGGCGCTGGGTCTGCACGACCGCGGCATCATCGCCGAAGGCAAACGCGCCGATCTGGTGCTGGCGCACCGTCGCGGCGAGCACATCCATATCGACCATGTCTGGCGTCAGGGTAAGAGGGTCTTTTAATGCCGGGAAAACTGATTTGGTTGGTCGGCCCATCCGGGTCGGGAAAAGATAGTCTGCTGGCCGAGCTACGCCAGCGCGAACATCCGCAACTGCTGGTTGCGCACCGTTATATCACCCGCCCGCACCAGGCGGGTTGCGAGAACCATATTGCGCTCAGCGAGCATGAGTTTTTCACCCGCGCCGAGCGTAATCTCTTCGCGCTAAGCTGGCATGCCAATAATAATTACTATGGCGTCGGCGTGGAGATCGATCTCTGGCTGCACGCCGGTTTCGACGTGGTCGCCAACGGCTCGCGCGCGCATCTGGCGCAGGCCCGGGAGCGCTATGACGACGTGCTGGTGCCAATTTGCCTTGAGGTTTCGCCGCAGGTGCTGCGCCAGCGGCTGGAGCAGCGCGGCCGGGAAAACGCCGTGGAAATCGCCCAGCGTCTGGATCGCGCCGCACGCTATAAACCGGCTGATTGCCTGACGTTGAATAACGACGGTAGCCTCGGGCAATCGGTCGATAGCTTCTTTCACTTGCTGCGTAGCCATACCGCGCGCGAAGAGAATCAACATGCCTGAGCGTGAGGTGTCGCGATGAGTCTGACCATCCGCTTAACCGGTACCGGCGGTGCTCAACTGGTGCCGGTATTCGGCTGCGACTGCGCCGCCTGCCGCCGCGCGCGCGCCGATGAACGCCATCGCCGCCGCCCATGCAGCGCAGTCGTGCGCTTTAATCACGCAGTGACGCTGCTCGACGCTGGCCTGCCGGATCTAGCGGAACATCAGCCGGCGGGTAGCTTCCAGCAGATTTTGCTGACTCACTACCATATGGACCACGTGCAGGGGCTGTTTCCGCTGCGCTGGGGCGTGGGCGACACCATTGCGGTATACGGCCCGCCGGACGAGCTGGGCTGCGACGATCTGTTTAAACATCCCGGCATACTGGACTTCAGCCATCTCGTTGCTCCCTTCGTGATGTTCGAACTGCAGGGGTTACGGGTCACGCCGCTGCCGTTGATACACTCGAAGCTGACCTACGGCTATCTGCTGGAGTCGGCGCACAGTCGGGTGGCCTGGCTGTCAGACACCGCCGGGCTGCCGGAAAAAACGCTGAAGTTTTTACTCAATAATCAGCCGCAGGTGATCATCATCGATTGCAGCCACGCGCCGCAGCCGCAGCCGCCGCGCAACCACAGCGATCTGAATACCGTCCGCGCCCTTAATCAGGTGATTGGCTGTCCACGCGTCATCCTGACTCACATCAGCCACCAGTTTGACCTGTGGATGATGGATAACCCGCTCCCCAAAGGCTTCGAAGCGGGATACGACAGCATGGAAATCGTGCTGGATTAACCGGTTTCTTCGCGGAGGAAGATCAGTAATTGTCGTCGAGACGGCGCTGATCGCTTTCCAGTTGGCGGCGATCGCTATCAAGCTGGCGCTGGCGGTCGTCAAGCTGACGGCGGCGGTCATCAAGCTGGCGCTGACGGTCGTTATATTGCTGTTGGTTATCCCTGCTCTGCTGACGGCTGCCCTGGTAGCTTCCGTCATCATAGCGCCCGTCATCATCGTCGGAACGACTGCTGCTCGGGTTATAGGCGTCATTGATGGCTTGCTGAATATTGCCGATAGCATCATCAATAACATCGGCATGGGCCAACTGGCTGCTCAGCGCCAGGGTGCTAAAAAGCAGAGCGGTTGCGTAATGTTTCATCGGGGCCAGTCTCGTCAGGGTACTGGCTGTACCTTAATCAACCACGCCTGGCGCGAGTAGCGGAGGAATCTCAAATCCTCGTCTGTTCAAGCGCGGTTATCGCATCAATTCTCCCCTGGTGACGTCCGCCTTCAAATTCAGCATGAAGCCAGGCTTCAACAATCATTTTCGCCAGTTCCAGGCCCACCACGCGGGCGCCGAACGCCAGAATGTTGCTGTTATTATGCTGACGAGAAAGCTGAGCCGAGTAAGGTTCGCTGCACACAACGGCGCGGATGCCGGGTACCTTATTGGCGGCGATGGAGATCCCGACGCCAGTGCCGCAAATCAAAATTCCCCCCTCCACTTCTCCAGCCGCGACGGCTTGCGCCACTGCGCTGGCATAACGCGGGTAATCGGTACGTTCCTCAGACCATGTCCCCTTATCGACCACTTCGATGCCGCATTGCTGCAGCCAGGCAAGGATATCGGCCTTCAGAATAAATCCAACATGATCACAGCCGAACGCAATTTTTTTCATACCAACCTCGTTAACAGTTAACTTTACGAGAAATGATAACTCGTGATTTAAATCACCTGAAATGGCGCAAAAACCGCCATCAATGGGCTTTTTTTACACACATGATGCCCAGGGTTCAAGCAGCAAAAAGCAACAATCGGCTGGAGATGAGGTTTTCACGACAGCACGGTATCAATATAACTTATTGTTTTAACCTGAAAACAGGTGATAAAAATGAAGTCAAAAACACACAAACATCACAAAAATACAAACTTTATAAATTTAATATTTTTGTGAAGTTTGTAGCATCTTTTCTGCGCACGCTGTGGTGATATAGTGTCGTCTTCAATTGATGGACAACGAGAAAGCGATGAGTCAGTCAGAATCCAGCACTCTCCCCAACGGTATCGGTCTTGCGCCCTGGCTGCGTATGAAGCAAGAAGGCATGACCGAAAATGAAAGCCGTATCGTGGAATGGTTGCTTACGCCGGGGAACATGAGCGATACACCAGCGATTAAAGACGTCGCAGAAGCGCTATCCGTTTCGGAAGCGATGATTGTTAAGGTCTCAAAACTGCTGGGCTTTAGCGGTTTTCGAAATCTGCGCAGCGCGCTGGAAGAGTATTTTTCTCAGTCGGAGCAGGTTCTCCCCGCGGAACTCTCTTTTGATGAAGCGCCGCAGGATGTGGTGAATAAGGTCTTTAATATTACGCTGCGTACGATCATGGAAGGACAGTCGATCGTTAACGTTGACGAGATCCACCGCGCCGCGCGCTACTTCGCGCAGGCCAATCAGCGCGATCTCTACGGCGCGGGCGGTTCAAACGCCATCTGCGCCGATGTGCAGCATAAATTTTTACGTATCGGCGTACGCTGCCAGACTTACCCGGACGCCCACATCATGATGATGTCCGCGTCGTTGCTGAAAGAGGGCGATGTGGTGCTGGTGGTCTCGCACTCCGGGCGGACCAGCGATATTAAATCGGCGGTGGAGCTGGCGAAAAAGAATGGCGCTAAAATAATTTGTATTACTCATAGCTACCATTCGCCCATCGCGAAACTCGCCGACTTTATTATTTGTTCACCAGCACCCGATACCCCTTTGCTGGGACGTAACGCTTCGGCGCGAATACTACAACTGACATTATTAGATGCGTTCTTTGTCTCAGTTGCACAACAGAATATTGAACAGGCAACAGAAAATATGCAGAAAACCGGGGCCATCGTTGAGCTTTTCTCGCCTGGCGCCCTCAAATAATTAAAAACATGGCCCTGTATTTATAGGGCCAACATAAATACCCTACACAGAGAATATGACCATGAATAAATATCTGAAACTTTTCAGCGGCGCGGCTATGGGCGTAATGTTATCCACCAGCGCTTTTGCCGCCGCCGATTATGCAGTGGTGTTAAAAACATTATCGAATCCATTTTGGGTGGATATGAAAAAAGGGATTGAAGATGAAGCAAAAACGCTGGGAGTCAGCGTCGATATTTTTGCTTCCCCCTCAGAAGGGGATTTTCAATCTCAGTTGCAGTTATTTGAAGACCTGAGTAATAAGAATTATAAAGGTATCGCCTTTGCCCCGCTCTCTTCCGTCAACCTGGTGATGCCGGTGGCCAAAGCCTGGAAAAAGGGGATTTACCTGGTCAATCTCGATGAAAAAATCGATATGGATAACCTGAAGAAAGCAGGCGGCAACGTCGAAGGTTTTGTCACAACCGACAACGTCGCGGTGGGTTCTAAAGGGGCGGCCTTCATTATCGATAAACTGGGCGCCGAGGGCGGTGAAGTGGCGATTATCGAAGGGAAAGCCGGGAATGCCTCCGGCGAAGCTCGCCGCAGCGGCGCCGCGGAAACCTTCCAAAAAGCCCCGCAAATTAAGCTGGTCGCCAGCCAGCCTGCCGACTGGGATCGCATTAAGGCGCTGGACGTCGCCACCAACGTGCTGCAACGAAACCCCAATCTCAAGGCCATTTATTGCGCCAACGACACCATGGCGATGGGCGTCGCTCAGGCCGTGGCTAACGCCGGGAAAACCGGCAAGGTGCTGGTCGTCGGCACCGACGGTATTCCCGAAGCGCGTAAGATGGTCAATGCCGGACAGATGACCGCCACCATTGCGCAGAACCCAACCGATATCGGCGCCAGCGGGCTTAAACTGCTGGTCGATGCGGCAAATTCAGGCCATGTGATCCCGCTGGATAAAGCGCCGGAATTTAAACTGGTGGATTCTATTCTGGTGACGAAATAATTTACCTTTCGTACCCGCTGATGCCCTCGCCCCGCCCCTCTCTCCGTATGGGGAGAGGGTGAAAAGATAAGGAAGTAATAATGGTCATGCCATATATATCGATGGCGGGGATCGGCAAATCCTTTGGTCCGGTTCATGCCTTAAAATCTGTTGATTTAACTATTTATCCGCACGAGATACATGCGTTATTAGGTGAGAATGGCGCGGGTAAATCAACGTTAATGAAAGTGTTATCAGGAATACATGAGCCCACGCAAGGCACCATTACGATAAATAATAGCGACTACCGCAAACTGGACCATAAATTAGCCGCCCAGCTCGGTATTGGCATTATTTACCAGGAACTCAGCGTTATTGATGAATTAACGGTTTTAGAGAATCTCTATATTGGCCGTCATCTGACGAAAAAAGTTTGCGGCATTAATATTATCGACTGGAAAGAAATGCGCCTGCGTGCGGCAATGATGCTATTGCGCGTCGGCTTAAAGGTCGATTTAGACGAAAAAGTCGCGAACCTGTCCATCAGCCATAAACAGATGCTGGAAATCGCTAAAACCCTGATGCTCGACGCCAAAGTGTTGATCATGGACGAACCCACCTCCTCGCTCACCAACAACGAGGTGGACTACCTGTTCCTGATTATGAACCAGCTGCGCAATGAAGGCACCGCCATCGTTTATATCTCGCACAAGTTGGCGGAAATTCGGCGTATTTGCGATCGCTACACGGTGATGAAAGATGGCAGCAGCGTCTGCAGCGGCATGGTCAGCGAGGTTAACAATGACGATATCGTGCGTCTGATGGTCGGTCGCGAGCTGCAAAACCGCTTTAACGCGATGAAAGAAAGCGCCGGCCACCTCGCCCGGGAAACGGTGTTTGAAGTGAAAAACGTCACCAGCCGCGATAAGAAGAAAGTTCGCGATATCTCTTTTAGCGTCAACCGCGGCGAAATCCTCGGCTTTGCCGGTCTGGTGGGTTCCGGGCGCACCGAACTCATGGACTGCTTATTTGGCGTTGATAAACGCTCCAGCGGCGAAATCCGCCTCAATGGGCGGGAGATCTCTCCCCGCTCGCCACTCGACGCGCTGAAAAAAGGCATGGGTTATATCACCGAAAGCCGCCGTGATAACGGCTTCTTCGCCAACTTCTCTATCGCCCAGAACATGGCGATCAGCCAAAGCTTGAAGCTAGGCGGCTACAAAGGCGCCACCGGGCTGTACCACGAGGACCGCGAACGCCAAATCGCCGAGGAGCAGCGCAAGCTGCTGGCGCTGAAATGCCATAGCGTTGATCAAAACATTACCGAACTCTCTGGGGGGAACCAGCAAAAGGTATTGATTTCCAAATGGTTATGCTGCAACCCCGACGTGATCATCTTTGATGAACCTACCCGCGGCATCGACGTCGGCGCCAAAGCCGAAATCTACAAAGTGATGCGCCAGCTCGCGGACGACGGAAAAGTCATCCTGATGGTGTCATCCGAGCTTCCTGAAATTATCACCGTCTGCGACCGCATTGCCGTGTTCTGCGAGGGGCGGCTGACGCAAATCCTGACCAATCGCGAAGACATGCGCGAAGAGGAGATTATGGCATGGGCACTACCACAAGAGTAAAAGGCGAAATGGGCGAGAAAAAGCCGTTTAACTTCGCGCTGTTCTGGGATAAATACGGCACCTTTTTTATCCTTGCGATGATTGTCGCCATTTTCGGCACGCTGTCGTCAGAGTATTTCCTGACTACCAATAACATCACGCAAATCTTCGTGCAAAGCTCGGTGACCGTGCTGATTGGCATGGGGGAATTCTTCGCCATCCTGGTCGCCGGTATCGACCTTTCCGTCGGCGCGATCCTGGCGCTGTCCGGCATGGTCACCGCCAAGTTGATGCTGGCAGGTGTCGATCCATTCCTCGCCGCGTTGATTGGCGGCGTGCTGGTCGGCGGCGCGCTGGGGGCGATCAACGGTTGCCTGGTGAACTGGACAGGTCTGCACCCTTTCATTATCACCCTTGGCACCAACGCGATTTTTCGCGGCATCACGCTGGTTATCTCCGACGCCAACTCGGTATATGGCTTCTCCTTCGATTTCGTCAATTTCTTCGCCGCCAGCGTGTTGGGCATCCCGGTCCCGGTTATCTTCTCGCTGATTGTCGCGGTGCTGCTGTGGTTCCTGACCACCCGCATGCGGCTGGGGCGCAATATCTACGCCCTTGGCGGCAACAAAAACTCAGCCTTCTACTCCGGCATTGACGTGAAGTTCCACATGCTGCTGGTGTTCATTATTTCCGGCGTGTGCGCCGGGCTGGCTGGCGTCGTCTCCACCGCGCGCCTCGGGGCTGCCGAGCCGCTGGCGGGCATGGGATTTGAAACTTACGCCATCGCCAGCGCCATCATCGGCGGCACCAGCTTCTTTGGCGGTAAGGGACGCATTTTCTCGGTGGTGATTGGCGGCCTGATTATCGGCACCATCAACAACGGGCTGAATATTTTGCAAGTACAAACCTATTACCAACTGGTGGTGATGGGCGGATTAATCATCGCGGCAGTCGCCCTCGATCGTCTTATCAGTAAGTAAGGAATTTATGATGAAAATTGCACCGTCGTTAATGTGTATGGATTTGCTGAAATTTAAAGAACAAATCGAGTTTATCGACCAGCATGCCGACTATTTTCACATTGATATCATGGACGGCCATTTTGTCCCTAACCTGACCCTGTCGCCCTTTTTTGTCAGCCAGGTGAATAAGCTGGCTCATAAGCCGCTGGATTGCCATCTGATGGTGACCCGTCCGCAGGATTACATTAGCCAGTTGGCAAAAGCCGGCGCGGATTTTATCACCCTGCACCCGGAGACCATCAATGGCCAGGCTTTCCGCCTGATTGACGAAATTCGCCGCCACGGTATGAAAGTCGGTTTCATTCTCAACCCGGAAACACCGGTTGAGACGATGAAATACTACCTCCATAAAGCCGATAAAATTACGGTGATGACCGTCGATCCGGGCTTTGCCGGGCAGCCGTTTATCCCGGAGATGCTGGATAAAATTGCCGAACTGAAAGCCTGGCGCGAGCGCGAAGAGTTGAGCTTCGAAATTGAAATCGACGGCTCATGCAACCAGGCCACTTATGAAACGCTGATCGCCGCAGGCGCGGACGTATTCATCGTCGGCACCTCAGGGTTGTTCAACCATGCCGAGCGCATCGATGAAGCCTGGCAGGTGATGACTCAGCAAATTTTAGCCGCGAAAAACGAGGTACTGCCTCATGCCAAAAGCGCTTAAGGTCGTCGCGGGCGTGGATATGGGAGCCACCCATATCCGTTTTTGCCTGCAAACGGAACACGGTGAATCGCTGCACTGCGAAAAGTTGCGCACCGCCGAGGTCATTGCCGACGGTGGCGTGGCGACGGGCGTCGCACGCCAGATACAACAGCAGCTTACGCGCTATCAGGCCCGCTGCTACGGCCTGGTCATGGGCTTGCCGGCGTTGGTCGGCAAAGATAAACGCACGATTATCTCAACGCCGAACCTCCCGCTGGCGCCGGAAACGCTGCTGACGCTCGCCGATGACATCGAACATGC includes these proteins:
- the phnL gene encoding phosphonate C-P lyase system protein PhnL, with product MNAIRVENIHKTFVLHQQHGVRLPVLADASLTVNTGECVVLHGHSGSGKSTLLRSLYANYLPDTGHIHIRHGDEWVDLVTATPRKVLEVRKTTIGWVSQFLRVIPRISALEVVMQPLLDLGQPREASAAKAARLLTRLNVPERLWHLAPSTFSGGEQQRVNIARGFAVDYPILLLDEPTASLDDKNSAAVVALIHEAKARGAAIVGIFHDEAVRSQVADRLHPMGITV
- the phnM gene encoding alpha-D-ribose 1-methylphosphonate 5-triphosphate diphosphatase produces the protein MIINNVKLVLEDEVIDGSLEVQEGRIYAFAESQSRLPAALDGEGGWLLPGLIELHTDNLDKFFTPRPKVDWPAHSAMSSHDALMVSSGITTVLDAVAIGDVRDGGDRLENLEKMINAVEETQKRGLNRAEHRLHLRCELPHHTTLPLFEKLVDREPVTLVSLMDHSPGQRQFANREKYREYYQGKYQLSDEQMRHYEEEQMALAATWSQPNRQTIAAMCRDRHIALASHDDATHEHVAESHQLGSVIAEFPTTLAAAQASRQHGMNVLMGAPNIVRGGSHSGNIAAHHLAANGLLDILSSDYYPASLLDAAFRIADADDNAFTLAQAIRLVSKHPAQALGLHDRGIIAEGKRADLVLAHRRGEHIHIDHVWRQGKRVF
- the phnN gene encoding ribose 1,5-bisphosphokinase, which gives rise to MPGKLIWLVGPSGSGKDSLLAELRQREHPQLLVAHRYITRPHQAGCENHIALSEHEFFTRAERNLFALSWHANNNYYGVGVEIDLWLHAGFDVVANGSRAHLAQARERYDDVLVPICLEVSPQVLRQRLEQRGRENAVEIAQRLDRAARYKPADCLTLNNDGSLGQSVDSFFHLLRSHTAREENQHA
- the phnP gene encoding phosphonate metabolism protein PhnP; the protein is MSLTIRLTGTGGAQLVPVFGCDCAACRRARADERHRRRPCSAVVRFNHAVTLLDAGLPDLAEHQPAGSFQQILLTHYHMDHVQGLFPLRWGVGDTIAVYGPPDELGCDDLFKHPGILDFSHLVAPFVMFELQGLRVTPLPLIHSKLTYGYLLESAHSRVAWLSDTAGLPEKTLKFLLNNQPQVIIIDCSHAPQPQPPRNHSDLNTVRALNQVIGCPRVILTHISHQFDLWMMDNPLPKGFEAGYDSMEIVLD
- the yjdP gene encoding DDRRRQL repeat protein YjdP translates to MKHYATALLFSTLALSSQLAHADVIDDAIGNIQQAINDAYNPSSSRSDDDDGRYDDGSYQGSRQQSRDNQQQYNDRQRQLDDRRRQLDDRQRQLDSDRRQLESDQRRLDDNY
- the rpiB gene encoding bifunctional allose-6-phosphate isomerase/ribose-5-phosphate isomerase RpiB translates to MKKIAFGCDHVGFILKADILAWLQQCGIEVVDKGTWSEERTDYPRYASAVAQAVAAGEVEGGILICGTGVGISIAANKVPGIRAVVCSEPYSAQLSRQHNNSNILAFGARVVGLELAKMIVEAWLHAEFEGGRHQGRIDAITALEQTRI
- a CDS encoding MurR/RpiR family transcriptional regulator, giving the protein MSQSESSTLPNGIGLAPWLRMKQEGMTENESRIVEWLLTPGNMSDTPAIKDVAEALSVSEAMIVKVSKLLGFSGFRNLRSALEEYFSQSEQVLPAELSFDEAPQDVVNKVFNITLRTIMEGQSIVNVDEIHRAARYFAQANQRDLYGAGGSNAICADVQHKFLRIGVRCQTYPDAHIMMMSASLLKEGDVVLVVSHSGRTSDIKSAVELAKKNGAKIICITHSYHSPIAKLADFIICSPAPDTPLLGRNASARILQLTLLDAFFVSVAQQNIEQATENMQKTGAIVELFSPGALK
- the alsB gene encoding D-allose transporter substrate-binding protein, which encodes MNKYLKLFSGAAMGVMLSTSAFAAADYAVVLKTLSNPFWVDMKKGIEDEAKTLGVSVDIFASPSEGDFQSQLQLFEDLSNKNYKGIAFAPLSSVNLVMPVAKAWKKGIYLVNLDEKIDMDNLKKAGGNVEGFVTTDNVAVGSKGAAFIIDKLGAEGGEVAIIEGKAGNASGEARRSGAAETFQKAPQIKLVASQPADWDRIKALDVATNVLQRNPNLKAIYCANDTMAMGVAQAVANAGKTGKVLVVGTDGIPEARKMVNAGQMTATIAQNPTDIGASGLKLLVDAANSGHVIPLDKAPEFKLVDSILVTK
- the alsA gene encoding D-allose ABC transporter ATP-binding protein AlsA; this translates as MVMPYISMAGIGKSFGPVHALKSVDLTIYPHEIHALLGENGAGKSTLMKVLSGIHEPTQGTITINNSDYRKLDHKLAAQLGIGIIYQELSVIDELTVLENLYIGRHLTKKVCGINIIDWKEMRLRAAMMLLRVGLKVDLDEKVANLSISHKQMLEIAKTLMLDAKVLIMDEPTSSLTNNEVDYLFLIMNQLRNEGTAIVYISHKLAEIRRICDRYTVMKDGSSVCSGMVSEVNNDDIVRLMVGRELQNRFNAMKESAGHLARETVFEVKNVTSRDKKKVRDISFSVNRGEILGFAGLVGSGRTELMDCLFGVDKRSSGEIRLNGREISPRSPLDALKKGMGYITESRRDNGFFANFSIAQNMAISQSLKLGGYKGATGLYHEDRERQIAEEQRKLLALKCHSVDQNITELSGGNQQKVLISKWLCCNPDVIIFDEPTRGIDVGAKAEIYKVMRQLADDGKVILMVSSELPEIITVCDRIAVFCEGRLTQILTNREDMREEEIMAWALPQE
- the alsC gene encoding D-allose ABC transporter permease, with protein sequence MGTTTRVKGEMGEKKPFNFALFWDKYGTFFILAMIVAIFGTLSSEYFLTTNNITQIFVQSSVTVLIGMGEFFAILVAGIDLSVGAILALSGMVTAKLMLAGVDPFLAALIGGVLVGGALGAINGCLVNWTGLHPFIITLGTNAIFRGITLVISDANSVYGFSFDFVNFFAASVLGIPVPVIFSLIVAVLLWFLTTRMRLGRNIYALGGNKNSAFYSGIDVKFHMLLVFIISGVCAGLAGVVSTARLGAAEPLAGMGFETYAIASAIIGGTSFFGGKGRIFSVVIGGLIIGTINNGLNILQVQTYYQLVVMGGLIIAAVALDRLISK
- the alsE gene encoding D-allulose 6-phosphate 3-epimerase encodes the protein MKIAPSLMCMDLLKFKEQIEFIDQHADYFHIDIMDGHFVPNLTLSPFFVSQVNKLAHKPLDCHLMVTRPQDYISQLAKAGADFITLHPETINGQAFRLIDEIRRHGMKVGFILNPETPVETMKYYLHKADKITVMTVDPGFAGQPFIPEMLDKIAELKAWREREELSFEIEIDGSCNQATYETLIAAGADVFIVGTSGLFNHAERIDEAWQVMTQQILAAKNEVLPHAKSA